Proteins from a single region of Synchiropus splendidus isolate RoL2022-P1 chromosome 3, RoL_Sspl_1.0, whole genome shotgun sequence:
- the corin gene encoding atrial natriuretic peptide-converting enzyme isoform X1 codes for MLSAQRETCPGVTSSGAPSPAQGPETGMTGEACPHKLGSNNHLRLVLYILVPSVSLLAGLLLLVLAITGNFVGDSAPLPSPEPIADNQLSYHSNSTSPLPSESGNTTAITPTDISTPAVKSATTPPAPSSQDTPTWSVTTPSDWLASLTSLSTTWPVSTTSGPDTGRCQLIVEPQCHMLPYNQTWLSSSAAVVKSSEVDMLLRFFSYLNRLSCYRHIMLFGCSLALPECFHSDSTHSSRQVVLPCASFCEAAKDGCEPVLQMFNASWPDFLRCSQFPNITSGTSPTAGSDSAFPACYAPRQTKGRFSVCGGKDHFLCATGICVPQKLVCNGYNDCDDWSDETHCVCSDEEFRCSTGRCLPPALVCDGYDDCGDLSDEMSCVCDLSREHRCGDGRCVSKDWICDGDHDCLDKSDELNCSCKSQGLLECRNGQCIPSAFRCDGEDDCKDGSDEEHCSREQSQGGCLPGQPSCISNTCTSACGGTNTPCDPRNGNNCTPCEPISLELCMNLPYNLTSYPNYLGHLSQRESSVSWESSLFPALVQTGCYQYLMFYACTLLVPKCDPVTFQRVPPCRSMCRNAKEKCESVLGIVGLQWPDDSDCNQFPEEGANVTCLLPVAGVDECSPSHFKCRSGRCVLANKRCDGHLDCDDHSDEDNCGCVERALWECPGSKVCIKPTMICDGFPDCPQLVDEANCSVCRDNELPCNNHQCVHRTLWCDGTKHCSDSSDEWDCVSLEDQSGSILTVFKTAAEYQVCADEWNHQLSQLTCNQLGLGVPTSISMVPDQPDTPGRRRWLHVHPEWHMRNGSALQARLEKRSHACHSRRRVSLLCTREDCGRRPALTLHPHRKKRILGGRVSRHGAWPWQCSLQSGQSGHVCGCVLIAHKWALTVAHCFEGRESADLWKVVLGINNLDHPGPHSQTRGVRSIIVHPRYNRAVVDYDISVVQLDSEVEESDFVRPVCLPRPHQLPLPDSYCYITGWGHMGNKMPFKLQEGEVRIISFSQCQSYFDMKTITPRMLCAGYDAGTVDSCMGDSGGPLVCQEPNSHWTLFGLTSWGSVCFSKVLGPGVYSNVTHFTPWIQQQIYIHTYLTD; via the exons ATGTTGTCCGCGCAGCGAGAGACCTGCCCGGGTGTCACCTCCAGCGGAGCACCG AGTCCAGCTCAAGGTCCTGAAACAGGGATGACTGGGGAAGCGTGTCCTCACAAGCTTGGATCCAACAATCACCTGCGCCTCGTCCTCTACATCCTGGTGCCCAGCGTCAGTCTGCTGGCTGGCCTGCTGCTGCTCGTCCTCGCCATCACCG GAAATTTTGTTGGAGATTCAGCGCCCCTCCCCTCACCTGAGCCCATCGCGGACAACCAACTTAGCTACCACAGCAACAGCACAAGTCCCTTGCCTTCAGAGAGCGGAAACACCACTGCCATCACTCCGACTGACATCAGCACTCCTGCTGTGAAGTCTGCCACAACCCCACCAGCTCCCTCTTCTCAGGACACACCCACCTGGTCCGTCACAACCCCGTCGGATTGGCTGGCCTCTTTGACTTCACTGAGCACCACCTGGCCGGTCAGCACAACCTCAGGTCCTGACACAG GTCGCTGCCAGCTTATCGTTGAGCCCCAATGTCACATGCTACCCTACAACCAAACATGGCTGTCCTCCTCCGCTGCAGTTGTGAAAAGCTCAGAAGTGGACATGCTGCTGAG GTTTTTCAGTTATCTCAATCGCTTGTCCTGCTACAGACACATCATGCTGTTTGGCTGCTCGCTGGCTTTGCCAGAGTGTTTCCACAGCGACAGCACACACAGCAG CAGGCAGGTGGTGCTGCCTTGCGCTTCATTCTGTGAGGCTGCAAAGGATGGTTGTGAGCCGGTCCTCCAGATGTTTAATGCCTCTTGGCCAGACTTCCTACGCTGCTCCCAGTTCCCTAACATCACGTCTGGGACATCACCAACCGCAGGCTCGGACTCCGCCTTCCCTGCGTGTTATGCACCGCGTCAAACTAAAGGGAGATTTT CTGTTTGCGGCGGCAAGGATCACTTTCTGTGCGCAACAGGGATCTGTGTGCCGCAGAAGCTAGTCTGTAACGGCTACAACGACTGCGACGATTGGAGTGACGAGACTCACTGTG TCTGTTCTGACGAAGAGTTCCGCTGCAGTACGGGGCGCTGCCTACCTCCTGCACTGGTGTGTGACGGTTACGATGACTGTGGAGACCTCAGCGACGAAATGAGCTGTG TGTGTGACCTGTCTCGTGAACACCGCTGTGGGGACGGTCGCTGTGTGTCCAAGGACTGGATCTGTGATGGAGACCACGACTGTCTGGATAAGAGTGATGAGCTCAATTGCT CTTGTAAGAGTCAGGGGCTGCTGGAGTGCAGAAACGGTCAGTGCATCCCATCTGCGTTTCGCTGCGATGGTGAGGATGACTGCAAGGACGGCAGTGATGAAGAGCACTGCAGCCGAGAGCAAT CTCAGGGTGGGTGTTTGCCTGGACAACCGAGCTGTATCTCTAATACATGCACGTCTGCGTGCGGTGGCACCAACACACCCTGTGACCCACGAAATGGCAACAACTGCA CGCCGTGTGAACCGATCAGCCTGGAGCTATGCATGAATCTGCCCTACAACTTGACCAGCTACCCCAACTACCTTGGCCACCTGTCCCAGAGGGAGAGCTCCGTGTCCTGGGAGTCCTCGCTGTTTCCAGCTCTGGTCCAGACGGGCTGCTATCAGTACCTCATGTTCTACGCCTGCACGCTGCTGGTTCCCAAGTGTGACCCCGTCACTTTTCAGAGGGTCCCACCCTGCAG ATCGATGTGTCGTAATGCCAAGGAGAAGTGTGAGTCGGTGCTCGGCATTGTGGGGTTACAGTGGCCCGACGACTCCGATTGTAACCAGTTTCCTGAAGAGGGCGCTAATGTGACATGTCTGTTGCCAGTGGCGGGGGtcgatg AGTGCTCACCGAGCCACTTCAAGTGCCGCTCTGGCCGCTGCGTCCTGGCAAACAAACGCTGCGATGGACACCTGGACTGTGACGACCACAGCGATGAGGACAACTGTG GCTGTGTGGAGCGTGCTCTGTGGGAGTGCCCCGGCAGCAAAGTGTGTATAAAACCCACGATGATCTGCGATGGATTTCCAGACTGCCCCCAACTGGTGGACGAGGCAAACTGCT ctgTCTGCAGGGACAATGAGCTTCCCTGTAACAACCACCAGTGTGTCCACCGCACACTTTGGTGTGACGGGACCAAACACTGTTCTGACAGTTCGGATGAGTGGGATTGTG TGTCCCTGGAAGATCAGTCTGGTTCCATCCTGACGGTGTTCAAGACGGCTGCGGAGTATCAGGTGTGCGCCGACGAGTGGAATCACCAGCTCAGTCAGTTGACCTGCAACCAGCTGGGACTAGG GGTTCCTACATCTATTTCAATGGTTCCCGACCAGCCTGACACTCCGGGGCGTCGCCGCTGGCTTCATGTCCATCCAGAGTGGCATATGAGGAACGGATCTGCCCTACAGGCTCGTCTGGAGAAGAGAAG CCATGCGTGTCACTCCAGGAGGAGAGTTTCACTGCTCTGCACCAGAGAGG ATTGTGGCAGACGTCCTGCCCTGACTCTCCATCCGCACAGAAAGAAGAGGATTCTGGGAGGTCGGGTTTCAAGACATGGAGCGTGGCCCTGGCAGTGCTCCCTGCAGAGCGGTCAGAGCGGACACGTGTGTGGCTGCGTCCTCATCGCGCACAAGTGGGCTCTGACTGTGGCACACTGCTTTGAGGG GAGGGAGAGTGCTGACTTGTGGAAGGTGGTGTTGGGCATCAACAACTTGGACCACCCGGGACCCCACAGCCAAACCCGTGGGGTGCGCTCTATCATTGTACATCCACGATATAACCGGGCGGTGGTGGATTATGACATCAGTGTGGTGCAGTTGGACTCGGAG GTGGAGGAAAGCGACTTTGTCAGACCAGTGTGCCTGCCCAGACCTCACCAGCTGCCCTTGCCCGACTCCTACTGCTACATCACTGGCTGGGGTCACATGGGAAACAAGA TGCCCTTTAAACTGCAGGAAGGTGAAGTTCGGATCATCTCCTTCTCTCAGTGTCAGTCCTACTTTGACATGAAGACCATCACTCCCAGAATGCTTTGCGCTGGTTACGATGCAGGCACCGTCGACTCTTGCATG GGCGACAGCGGCGGCCCACTGGTGTGTCAGGAGCCCAACAGTCATTGGACCTTGTTCGGGCTGACGTCATGGGGAAGTGTGTGTTTCAGTAAGGTACTGGGCCCCGGAGTGTACAGCAATGTCACGCACTTCACTCCCTGGATCCAGCAGCAGATATACATCCACACGTACCTGACCGACTGA
- the nfxl1 gene encoding NF-X1-type zinc finger protein NFXL1 encodes MEPAWRQQGRGRGRNEESHGEKSRPGQRLQDKPGGSSGVWGSGRGRARTSPAPQQGASSQSKFEEIKKSNRAAALRLVESQISSSSSDEDDDVGDMENKDGKRGKILASTFTAYTTKTGGESTDLDRTGHYVSELFQSGAVTCLICIASVRRTQPVWSCTSCFSLFHIPCIQKWAKDSVFLVSSITDDDFGQKQHPWPCPKCRAEYPHSDTPNRYMCYCGKVQDPPADPWLVPHSCGSVCQKDLKPACGHTCLLLCHPGPCPPCPNMVSVSCMCGKAKPLPRRCSNKAWSCQQHCGKLLPCKQHTCTQPCHKECSPCPRFSLQKCVCGREQVERPCASREWHCEQVCGSLLSCGNHTCEMICHDGKCPPCPRSVSRACPCGKSRSSLPCTEEIPLCGDTCDRSLSCGKHTCSMRCHRGSCETCRQEVERECRCGKYRKLMPCHKEYVCDSKCPKTRSCQKHQCRRKCCPGNCPPCDQSCGRTLGCRNHKCPSVCHQGSCYPCPEMEEVRCTCGSTVLVVPCGRERSTKPPRCKELCRNPPSCHHPTREKHRCHPGPCPPCKQTCFQPLSGCSHTCPQPCHDLVLVKSQQVQLAGPWEQPSEPAFIQKALPCPPCQVPIPTSCFGRHEVSPVPCHRRGPFSCKRPCGQPLTCGNHSCTRECHPLKDNNKCEVCEEGCSKPRPLGCAHTCPRPCHPGDCPPCSQMIRQRCHCKITILYMECLKMVTADEETKVHLGSCNNQCPKELSCGHRCKQTCHPGVCEEKCHQKVKIRCPCKRIKKEFSCSMAPQLGLQCDDSCKDQQQKVIQLKEAEQKAATEEEQKKLQEELEAFEKRQQRGGRRNKKRGRREEVDDESRRWGRWWRCAAFILAPLSGAVLSAAAYFMFTSESG; translated from the exons ATGGAGCCCGCATGGCGACAGCAGGGAAGGGGCCGTGGACGGAATGAGGAGAGTCATGGGGAAAAGTCCCGACCTGGACAGAGGCTGCAAGACAAGCCAGGAGGGAGCTCAGGGGTGTGGGGCTCAGGCAGAGGCAGGGCAAGGACCTCTCCAGCACCACAGCAAG GTGCATCTAGCCAGTCCAAGTTCGAAGAGATAAAGAAGTCAAACCGAGCTGCTGCTCTGCGGTTGGTGGAAAGTCAGATCAGCTCATCctcctctgatgaagacgatgatgtTGGAGATATGGAGAACAAGGATGGAAAAAGAGGGAAGATTTTGGCCTCAACTTTTACAGCCTACACCACCAAGACAG GTGGAGAGTCTACTGATCTTGACCGAACGGGTCATTATGTCAGCGAACTGTTCCAGTCAGGAGCTGTCACCTGTCTGATCTGTATTGCTTCTGTTCGAAGGACTCAGCCG GTGTGGAGCTGCACCAGCTGTTTCTCGCTCTTCCACATCCCTTGTATTCAGAAATGGGCAAAAGATTCAGTGTTTCTCGTGTCTTCTATCACTGATGATGACTTTGGTCAGAAGCAGCACCCGTGGCCATG tcCAAAGTGCCGAGCAGAGTAtccacacagtgacacaccCAACAG GTACatgtgctattgtgggaaggTGCAGGATCCTCCAGCCGATCCCTGGTTGGTTCCCCATTCTTGTGGCTCTGTGTGTCAAAAAGATCTCAAACCTGCCTGTGGACACACCTGTCTACTGCTTTGTCACCCCG gTCCTTGCCCACCATGTCCCAATATGGTGTCTGTGTCCTGCATGTGTGGCAAGGCCAAGCCTCTTCCCCGTCGTTGTAGCAACAAG GCCTGGTCCTGTCAACAGCACTGTGGCAAGCTGCTGCCATGCAAACAGCATACATGCACTCAACCGTGTCATAAAG AGTGTTCTCCATGCCCACGGTTCAGTCTTCAGAAGTGCGTGTGTGGCCGAGAGCAAGTAGAGAGGCCTTGTGCCAGTCGAGAGTGGCATTGTGAACAG GTGTGTGGGTCTCTTCTGTCCTGTGGAAATCACACCTGTGAGATGATCTGCCATGATGGCAAGTGTCCTCCGTGTCCTCGGTCAGTCAGCAGAGCATGTCCCTGCGGCAAAAGCA GGTCATCTCTTCCGTGCACAGAGGAGATTCCACTGTGTGGAGACACCTGTGACCGCAGCCTGTCATGCGGAAAACACACCTGCTCGATGAGATGTCACAGAGGGAGCTGCGAGACTTGCAGACAG GAGGTGGAACGAGAGTGTCGGTGTGGAAAATATAGGAAATTAATGCCTTGCCATAAAGAGTATGTGTGTGACTCCAAATGTCCAAAGACCAGAAGCTGCCAGAAACATCAATGCAGGAGGAAG TGTTGCCCTGGTAACTGCCCCCCTTGTGACCAGAGCTGTGGACGAACTCTGGGGTGTCGCAACCATAAATGCCCATCTGTCTGTCACCAAG GAAGTTGTTACCCCTGTCCAGAGATGGAGGAAGTGCGCTGCACATGCGGGTCCACTGTCTTGGTGGTTCCATGTGGCCGTGAGCGGAGCACCAAGCCCCCTCGCTGTAAAGAGCTGTGCAG GAATCCGCCAAGCTGCCACCATCCAACTAGAGAGAAACACCGGTGCCATCCAGGTCCCTGTCCCCCTTGCAAGCAAACCTGCTTCCAACCCTTGTCAGGCTGCAGCCACACATGCCCACAGCCTTGCCATGACTTGGTGCTGGTCAAGTCCCAGCAG GTTCAGCTTGCGGGTCCATGGGAACAACCTTCTGAGCCGGCCTTCATCCAGAAGGCCTTGCCCTGTCCACCGTGTCAAGTCCCCATACCCAC GTCCTGCTTCGGAAGGCATGAG GTGAGCCCAGTGCCATGTCATCGTAGGGGACCCTTCTCATGTAAAAGACCTTGTGGACAACCTTTGACCTGTGGCAACCACAGCTGCACCCGAGAGTGTCACCCACTGAAGGACAACAACAAG TGTGAGGTGTGTGAGGAGGGGTGTTCCAAGCCACGCCCACTTGGCTGCGCACACACCTGCCCCCGACCGTGTCACCCAGGTGATTGCCCGCCCTGCAGCCAGATGATTCGCCAACGCTGTCATTGCAAGATCACCATTTTGTATATGGAATGTCT AAAGATGGTGacagcagatgaggagacaaAAGTGCATTTGGGCTCATGTAACAATCAGTGTCCAAAAGAG ttgaGCTGCGGTCACCGATGCAAGCAGACGTGTCATCctggtgtgtgtgaggagaaaTGTCACCAGAAGGTCAAGATCAGATGTCCCTGCAAGAGAATTAAGAAG GAGTTCTCCTGCTCGATGGCACCTCAGTTAGGGCTTCAGTGTGATGATTCATGCAAGGACCAGCAGCAGAAAGTGATCCAG CTCAAGGAGGCTGAGCAGAAAGCTGCCAccgaggaggagcagaagaagctaCAG GAGGAACTCGAGGCGTTCGAGAAGCGGCAGCAGCGAGGAGGGCGTCGGAATAagaagagagggagacgggAAGAGGTGGATGATGAGAGCAGAAGGTGGGGACGGTGGTGGAGATGTGCTGCTTTCATTCTTGCTCCGCTCAGCGGAGCTGTGCTGTCTGCTGCTGCGTACTTCATGTTTACGTCTGAATCTGGTTAG
- the LOC128755959 gene encoding sodium/hydrogen exchanger 9B2 translates to MVKMMDEESTKRYCLTNKDLLTLTPAEVRPASKVQAGQEVRGVSVVPQRKADEPDGDTAEMPTDMWCPSCISLRHRCPRPRGLLGLLITKAVLFALLFGVVWSITGSECLPGGNLFGIVILFITSVLGGKLVGMIQFPTLPPIPPLLGMLLAGLLLRNIPYITDAIYIDTHWSAALRNIALSIILTRAGLGLDPSALRRLKAVCVRVAISPCMVEACTVALVSHLLLGLPWVWGFILGFVLAAVSPAVVVPSMLLLQKEGYGVEKGIPTLLMAAGSFDDILAITGFSTCLGIAFSTGSTWMNILKGLLEVVGGIIAGLFLGLFLCWFPCSDQEDLVLTRTLMLLGLSIFSVFCSHVVGFAGAGGLCTLVLAFMAALGWKSDKVPVAAMVGRSWDVFQPLLFGLIGAEITIATLSPSTVGLGLACIGVGLVIRLLITFLVVHFGGFTLKEKLFISVAWLPKATVQAAIGSKALDMAREEGNEAFVKFGLDVLTLAVLAILTTAPIGALGIGLAGPRLLVQQVKGQNEMSHETDEADETEGGASPSSGPAVGQQNVAFESKL, encoded by the exons ATGGtgaag atgATGGACGAAGAATCCACCAAGCGTTACTGTCTGACCAACAAGGACCTGCTGACTCTAACACCAGCTGAG GTGAGGCCGGCCAGTAAGGTCCAGGCTGGTCAGGAGGTCAGAGGGGTCAGTGTGGTGCCTCAGAGGAAGGCAGACGAGCCGGACGGCGACACGGCTGAG ATGCCGACAGACATGTGGTGCCCGTCCTGCATCAGCCTGAGGCACAGGTGTCCTCGCCCCCGGGGACTCCTCGGCCTCCTCATCACCAAAG CCGTCCTGTTTGCCCTGTTGTTCGGTGTGGTCTGGTCCATCACGGGAAGTGAGTGTTTACCTGGGGGGAACCTGTTTGGCAtcgtcatcctcttcatcacttcGGTGCTGGGAGGGAAGCTTGTTGGAATGATCCAGTTTCCCACCCTCCCTCCGATCCCCCCTCTGCTGG GCATGTTGCTGGCTGGACTGCTGCTGCGAAACATCCCCTACATCACCGATGCCATCTACATCGACACCCACTGGTCCGCTGCTCTGAGGAACATCGCGCTCTCCATCATCCTGACCCGGGCCGGCCTGGGCTTGGATCCCTCG GCCTTGCGGCGCCtgaaagctgtgtgtgtgcgtgttgccATCAGCCCGTGCATGGTGGAGGCCTGCACCGTCGCTCTGGTGTCCCACCTGCTGCTGGGCCTGCCCTGGGTTTGGGGCTTCATTCTGGG TTTTGTGTTGGCCGCAGTCTCCCCTGCTGTTGTCGTTCCATCCATGCtgctgctccagaaagaaggatatggagtcgagaag GGCATCCCTACTCTTCTGATGGCTGCTGGGAGTTTTGACGACATCCTGGCAATAACCGGGTTTTCCACCTGCCTGGGGATCGCGTTCTCTACAG GCTCCACCTGGATGAACATTCTGAAGGGTCTGCTGGAGGTGGTCGGAGGAATCATTGCCGGGCTCTTCCTAGGTCTCTTCTTGTGCTGGTTCCCGTGTTCAGACCAG GAGGACCTGGTCTTGACCCGAACCCTCATGCTGTTGGGTCTGTCCATATTTTCCGTCTTCTGCAGTCATGTTGTTGGTTTCGCCGGCGCTGGTGGTCTCTGCACTCTGGTTTTGGCCTTCATGGCTGCTCTCGGCTGGAAGTCTGACAAA GTACCAGTGGCCGCCATGGTGGGGCGCTCCTGGGACGTGTTTCAGCCGCTGCTCTTTGGGTTGATAGGAGCTGAGATCACCATAGCAACCCTCAGTCCCAGTACTGTGG GTCTGGGTCTGGCCTGCATCGGCGTCGGCCTGGTGATCCGCCTGCTCATCACCTTCCTGGTGGTCCACTTTGGAGGCTTCACACTGAAGGAGAAACTCTTCATTTCGGTCGCTTGGCTGCCAAAAGCCACTGTGCAG GCGGCCATCGGCTCCAAGGCCCTGGACATGGCGAGGGAGGAGGGCAATGAAGCCTTCGTCAAGTTTGGCCTGGACGTGCTAACATTAGCCGTTCTAGCAATCCTGACCACAGCCCCCATCGGAGCGCTCGGCATCGGCCTGGCAGGTCCGCGTCTGCTGGTgcagcaggtcaaaggtcagaatgAAATGTCACACGAAACAGATGAGG CTGATGAGACAGAGGGCGGAGCCTCGCCGTCCAGTGGCCCCGCCGTCGGTCAGCAAAACGTTGCCTTTGAAAGCAAGTTGTAA
- the corin gene encoding atrial natriuretic peptide-converting enzyme isoform X2: protein MLSAQRETCPGVTSSGAPSPAQGPETGMTGEACPHKLGSNNHLRLVLYILVPSVSLLAGLLLLVLAITGNFVGDSAPLPSPEPIADNQLSYHSNSTSPLPSESGNTTAITPTDISTPAVKSATTPPAPSSQDTPTWSVTTPSDWLASLTSLSTTWPVSTTSGPDTGRCQLIVEPQCHMLPYNQTWLSSSAAVVKSSEVDMLLRFFSYLNRLSCYRHIMLFGCSLALPECFHSDSTHSRQVVLPCASFCEAAKDGCEPVLQMFNASWPDFLRCSQFPNITSGTSPTAGSDSAFPACYAPRQTKGRFSVCGGKDHFLCATGICVPQKLVCNGYNDCDDWSDETHCVCSDEEFRCSTGRCLPPALVCDGYDDCGDLSDEMSCVCDLSREHRCGDGRCVSKDWICDGDHDCLDKSDELNCSCKSQGLLECRNGQCIPSAFRCDGEDDCKDGSDEEHCSREQSQGGCLPGQPSCISNTCTSACGGTNTPCDPRNGNNCTPCEPISLELCMNLPYNLTSYPNYLGHLSQRESSVSWESSLFPALVQTGCYQYLMFYACTLLVPKCDPVTFQRVPPCRSMCRNAKEKCESVLGIVGLQWPDDSDCNQFPEEGANVTCLLPVAGVDECSPSHFKCRSGRCVLANKRCDGHLDCDDHSDEDNCGCVERALWECPGSKVCIKPTMICDGFPDCPQLVDEANCSVCRDNELPCNNHQCVHRTLWCDGTKHCSDSSDEWDCVSLEDQSGSILTVFKTAAEYQVCADEWNHQLSQLTCNQLGLGVPTSISMVPDQPDTPGRRRWLHVHPEWHMRNGSALQARLEKRSHACHSRRRVSLLCTREDCGRRPALTLHPHRKKRILGGRVSRHGAWPWQCSLQSGQSGHVCGCVLIAHKWALTVAHCFEGRESADLWKVVLGINNLDHPGPHSQTRGVRSIIVHPRYNRAVVDYDISVVQLDSEVEESDFVRPVCLPRPHQLPLPDSYCYITGWGHMGNKMPFKLQEGEVRIISFSQCQSYFDMKTITPRMLCAGYDAGTVDSCMGDSGGPLVCQEPNSHWTLFGLTSWGSVCFSKVLGPGVYSNVTHFTPWIQQQIYIHTYLTD, encoded by the exons ATGTTGTCCGCGCAGCGAGAGACCTGCCCGGGTGTCACCTCCAGCGGAGCACCG AGTCCAGCTCAAGGTCCTGAAACAGGGATGACTGGGGAAGCGTGTCCTCACAAGCTTGGATCCAACAATCACCTGCGCCTCGTCCTCTACATCCTGGTGCCCAGCGTCAGTCTGCTGGCTGGCCTGCTGCTGCTCGTCCTCGCCATCACCG GAAATTTTGTTGGAGATTCAGCGCCCCTCCCCTCACCTGAGCCCATCGCGGACAACCAACTTAGCTACCACAGCAACAGCACAAGTCCCTTGCCTTCAGAGAGCGGAAACACCACTGCCATCACTCCGACTGACATCAGCACTCCTGCTGTGAAGTCTGCCACAACCCCACCAGCTCCCTCTTCTCAGGACACACCCACCTGGTCCGTCACAACCCCGTCGGATTGGCTGGCCTCTTTGACTTCACTGAGCACCACCTGGCCGGTCAGCACAACCTCAGGTCCTGACACAG GTCGCTGCCAGCTTATCGTTGAGCCCCAATGTCACATGCTACCCTACAACCAAACATGGCTGTCCTCCTCCGCTGCAGTTGTGAAAAGCTCAGAAGTGGACATGCTGCTGAG GTTTTTCAGTTATCTCAATCGCTTGTCCTGCTACAGACACATCATGCTGTTTGGCTGCTCGCTGGCTTTGCCAGAGTGTTTCCACAGCGACAGCACACACAGCAG GCAGGTGGTGCTGCCTTGCGCTTCATTCTGTGAGGCTGCAAAGGATGGTTGTGAGCCGGTCCTCCAGATGTTTAATGCCTCTTGGCCAGACTTCCTACGCTGCTCCCAGTTCCCTAACATCACGTCTGGGACATCACCAACCGCAGGCTCGGACTCCGCCTTCCCTGCGTGTTATGCACCGCGTCAAACTAAAGGGAGATTTT CTGTTTGCGGCGGCAAGGATCACTTTCTGTGCGCAACAGGGATCTGTGTGCCGCAGAAGCTAGTCTGTAACGGCTACAACGACTGCGACGATTGGAGTGACGAGACTCACTGTG TCTGTTCTGACGAAGAGTTCCGCTGCAGTACGGGGCGCTGCCTACCTCCTGCACTGGTGTGTGACGGTTACGATGACTGTGGAGACCTCAGCGACGAAATGAGCTGTG TGTGTGACCTGTCTCGTGAACACCGCTGTGGGGACGGTCGCTGTGTGTCCAAGGACTGGATCTGTGATGGAGACCACGACTGTCTGGATAAGAGTGATGAGCTCAATTGCT CTTGTAAGAGTCAGGGGCTGCTGGAGTGCAGAAACGGTCAGTGCATCCCATCTGCGTTTCGCTGCGATGGTGAGGATGACTGCAAGGACGGCAGTGATGAAGAGCACTGCAGCCGAGAGCAAT CTCAGGGTGGGTGTTTGCCTGGACAACCGAGCTGTATCTCTAATACATGCACGTCTGCGTGCGGTGGCACCAACACACCCTGTGACCCACGAAATGGCAACAACTGCA CGCCGTGTGAACCGATCAGCCTGGAGCTATGCATGAATCTGCCCTACAACTTGACCAGCTACCCCAACTACCTTGGCCACCTGTCCCAGAGGGAGAGCTCCGTGTCCTGGGAGTCCTCGCTGTTTCCAGCTCTGGTCCAGACGGGCTGCTATCAGTACCTCATGTTCTACGCCTGCACGCTGCTGGTTCCCAAGTGTGACCCCGTCACTTTTCAGAGGGTCCCACCCTGCAG ATCGATGTGTCGTAATGCCAAGGAGAAGTGTGAGTCGGTGCTCGGCATTGTGGGGTTACAGTGGCCCGACGACTCCGATTGTAACCAGTTTCCTGAAGAGGGCGCTAATGTGACATGTCTGTTGCCAGTGGCGGGGGtcgatg AGTGCTCACCGAGCCACTTCAAGTGCCGCTCTGGCCGCTGCGTCCTGGCAAACAAACGCTGCGATGGACACCTGGACTGTGACGACCACAGCGATGAGGACAACTGTG GCTGTGTGGAGCGTGCTCTGTGGGAGTGCCCCGGCAGCAAAGTGTGTATAAAACCCACGATGATCTGCGATGGATTTCCAGACTGCCCCCAACTGGTGGACGAGGCAAACTGCT ctgTCTGCAGGGACAATGAGCTTCCCTGTAACAACCACCAGTGTGTCCACCGCACACTTTGGTGTGACGGGACCAAACACTGTTCTGACAGTTCGGATGAGTGGGATTGTG TGTCCCTGGAAGATCAGTCTGGTTCCATCCTGACGGTGTTCAAGACGGCTGCGGAGTATCAGGTGTGCGCCGACGAGTGGAATCACCAGCTCAGTCAGTTGACCTGCAACCAGCTGGGACTAGG GGTTCCTACATCTATTTCAATGGTTCCCGACCAGCCTGACACTCCGGGGCGTCGCCGCTGGCTTCATGTCCATCCAGAGTGGCATATGAGGAACGGATCTGCCCTACAGGCTCGTCTGGAGAAGAGAAG CCATGCGTGTCACTCCAGGAGGAGAGTTTCACTGCTCTGCACCAGAGAGG ATTGTGGCAGACGTCCTGCCCTGACTCTCCATCCGCACAGAAAGAAGAGGATTCTGGGAGGTCGGGTTTCAAGACATGGAGCGTGGCCCTGGCAGTGCTCCCTGCAGAGCGGTCAGAGCGGACACGTGTGTGGCTGCGTCCTCATCGCGCACAAGTGGGCTCTGACTGTGGCACACTGCTTTGAGGG GAGGGAGAGTGCTGACTTGTGGAAGGTGGTGTTGGGCATCAACAACTTGGACCACCCGGGACCCCACAGCCAAACCCGTGGGGTGCGCTCTATCATTGTACATCCACGATATAACCGGGCGGTGGTGGATTATGACATCAGTGTGGTGCAGTTGGACTCGGAG GTGGAGGAAAGCGACTTTGTCAGACCAGTGTGCCTGCCCAGACCTCACCAGCTGCCCTTGCCCGACTCCTACTGCTACATCACTGGCTGGGGTCACATGGGAAACAAGA TGCCCTTTAAACTGCAGGAAGGTGAAGTTCGGATCATCTCCTTCTCTCAGTGTCAGTCCTACTTTGACATGAAGACCATCACTCCCAGAATGCTTTGCGCTGGTTACGATGCAGGCACCGTCGACTCTTGCATG GGCGACAGCGGCGGCCCACTGGTGTGTCAGGAGCCCAACAGTCATTGGACCTTGTTCGGGCTGACGTCATGGGGAAGTGTGTGTTTCAGTAAGGTACTGGGCCCCGGAGTGTACAGCAATGTCACGCACTTCACTCCCTGGATCCAGCAGCAGATATACATCCACACGTACCTGACCGACTGA